The Nitrospinota bacterium genome includes the window TTGGAGCGGGTCGCGGGCGAGCCACTGGGGGCTTTCCTCGCCCGGGAGCTCTTCGGGCCCCTGGGGATGGACTCCACCTTTTTCGTGGACATTACCACGAACGAGCCCCTACCAGTGGAGCGTGGTCGCATTGCACCGACGGAGGATTGCCCTACCCGCGGCCGTCTCCTTTGCGGTGAAGTCCACGATCTCAACGCATGGGCCCTGGGCGGGGTAGCCGGCCACGCGGGGCTTTTCACAACAGCGGCCGACCTCCACAGGCTGGGGGCCGCCTGGCTCTCGGGAATCAGAGGAGAGTCCCATGGGCCCTTCACCCCGCCGTGGGCGGCGGAGTTTGTTCGCCTCCAGCGGCCCGATCTCGAATCCCCTTACGCCCTTGGCTGGGATAGCCCTCAAGGCGAAGGCTCCCTGGCAGGGGGGTTGCTCGGCCCGGGCGCACGCGGCCACTGGGGCTACACCGGCTGTAGCCTCTGGCTCGATCCCGCCAGTGGGCTCGTCATCGTTCTGTTGACGAACCGACCCCATCCCCACGACACCCCTCCCGAGGCGATGGCGGCCTTCCGGCCCCGCCTCCACGACGCCGTCGTGTCCGCCGCCGAGAAGGCCCTCCGGTGAGGCGACCTCCCCTGCCTTCGGGCGAGGACGTCGGCCACGTCCACCTCATCGCAGTAGGTGGCGTCGGCATGGGGGGTCTGGCCGGGCTTTTCGCGCAGTCGGGCCGGCGGGTAACCGGCAGCGACGGGCCCCTATACCCGCCTATCAGCGATCTCCTCGGCGACCTTAAGATTCCCGTATCCGAGGGCTATCGTCCCGAGAACCTCTCGCCCCTGCCCGACCTCGTTGTGGTCGGCAACGTCGTTAGCCGCGAGAACCCAGAGGCCCTTTCAGCCGTGGAGATCGGGCTACCCTTGGCCTCCATGCCCGAGGCCCTCGCACACTATTTTATTGGCGAGAGCCACGCGGTGGTTGTGGCAGGCACCCACGGAAAAACCTTTACGACGAGCCTTCTGGCCTGGATGCTCCAGACTGCGGGCCTCGATCCAGGATTCCTCATCGGAGGAATCCCGAAAAACTTCGGCGTTAACTTCGCCGGAGGGGGCGGGGAGCTCTTCGTGGTCGAGGGTGACGAGTACGACACGGCATTCTTCGACAAGGGCCCGAAATTCCTCCACTACCGGCCCCGCACCCTCATTCTAACCTCAATTGAGTTCGACCACGCAGACATCTACCCCGACGTGGGGGCCATAGAGGAAAATTTCCGCCGTCTTGTCGACCTCGTCCCAAGCTCCGGCCTGGTCGTGGCCTGCGCCGACGACCAACGTGTGGCCGCGCTGGTGGAGGCAGCCACGTGCCGTGTCGATACCTATGGCCTGGGGCGGTCGGCCCTCTGGCGGGCTGAGGAGGTCCGGGCGGCCGGGGAGGCCACAAGCTTTCGGGTCGTCTGCGGCGACGAGGCCTTCAGGCCCTACTGGTGGGGCGCCCTGGGACGCCACAACGTGCAGAACGCGCTCGCCGCCATCGCCGTGGCTCACGAGGTTGGGCTCAGCTACGACCAGGTGAGCGCGGCCCTCAACAGCTTCGAGGGGGTCCGCCGCCGCATGGAGCCTTTGGGCGAGCCGTCAGGAGTGCTCGTCGTGGAGGACTTCGCCCACCACCCCACGGCGGTCCGCTCCACCGTGGCGGCTCTCAGGGAGCGTTACCCCGCTCGCCGGCTCTGGGCGGTGTTCGAGCCACGAACCAACACCTCCCGCCGGCGGGTCTTTCAGGAAGCCTACGCCGGGAGCTTCGAGGGAGCTGACCGGGTGGTCGTGGCCGCCGTCCACCGGGCCGAGGCGGTCCCGGCAGAGGAGCGCTTCGACCCGGAGCGTCTGGCCCGCGATCTTTCGGCCCTGGGTATTTCGTCCCGCCACATCCCGGAGGTCGAGGATATCGTGGAGACCATCGCCGCCGAGGCACAGGAAGAAGATGTGGTCCTCATCATGTCCAACGGCGCCTTCGGCGGCATTTACGGCAAGCTCCTGGCCGCGCTGGAGCGACGGGAGAGGAGATAAGCGAAGGGAGAGTGCGGAAAGAACAACGCCCCCGGCGGGAGTAGCCATGAACCTTCTCCCGCAGCCGGGGGCGATCGTAGCTAAGGCCTGCTAGGGCTACCTTCGTAGAGAGCCAGGGCGGCTTTTTAGGCCCCGCCCGTGCATCATGCCCCGTAGGCCATGGCGGAACTTCTGCCGGAAGACTACGTATTGAGCGTAGCGGCGGGTGCCGAGAATATTCCGTTCCTCAGCCAGACGTTCCCTCATGAGCTGGTGGCGGCGGACGTGAAAGCCCTCGAACTCACCCAGGATGGCCTTTAGCTCGTTCTCCGACGCCTCCCGCTCCAGGGCTGCCTTCAGCTTCGTGACCATGGTCTCATCCTTCTTGCGGAATGTGCTGGCCTGGTCCAGGAAGCGGTCAAAGGACTCGGACATCTTATCAAGAGTCGCCTTGTCGAGCTTCAGCTCTTCGCCCAGCCGCTTGAGGAAGACCGAGCGAATCCGTTCCATTCGCTCCTGCTTTATCTTATTAAAAGTCCGCACATTTTTGCCCTTGTCCGAAGGGACCTGGGCGGCGCCCGGCGTCGGGAGAATGATGATGGCCAGTGCCGCGGCCAATCCCACCAACCAGATTCTTCGCATGACTCCCTACCTCCTTCTAAAGCGTCTCCAGACCCGTAACGTTTATGAATCCGTTGACCGTATCATAGCGTCTTGAGAATTCGATCCAGCTCTTCGGACGACATCTTTGCGATCTCCCGCATCGTCTCATGGTCAAGGGGCTCAGCCCCTAGCAGGTCCCCATCGCTCGAAATTGAGAGGGCCTCAGAGAGGGCCTCGATCTCATCGACAGTCAGGGTCGCCAGGGTGCTGGGATTTTGAGGTTCATAGAAATATGGGCCCACGGTTAGAGAGAAGCTCAGGGCGCAGACGGCCACCAAAAGCGCCCCCGTAGCCAGCGCCGGCTTGAGACGTAGCGGCGTCAAGGCCTGGGCGAGCCACGCCCCGGCCCTGCCCAGGAGGCCGGGGTCTGCCTTCCTAAGTCGGGCGGTCCTCAAGACGTGCTGGCGCATGGCGGCCCAGTCGGGCTCGACCCTCTCTCCAAGGGCTGCGGAGCTGAAAGCCGCCCGTGTGGCCTGGAGCAGGTCTGCCTCTGCTAGGCAATCTCCGCAGATCTCTACATGGTGTTCAAGGGTGGCGGCTTCGGCCGAGGCCAACTGCCCGGCGAGCCACTCTGGCAACCGTTCATGGGTTTCCTGGCAGCTCATAGAATTTGACCCTCCTCGGCAAGCACCATGGATCGCAGGTTCTTGACCGCGTGGTGGTAATTGCTCTTCGCCGTGCCTTCGGAGCACTGCATGACTTCGGCAATCTCATTGAAAGAAAGATCCTCCACCACCCGCAGCAGGAGTGTTTCACGCTGGCGGGTGTGCAGCCGGTCGATCACCCCCCGGAGGGCATCGAATTCCTCAGCTGACGTGTTGGCAGCCTCCTCGGCTTGCTTAAGGCTCCGTACCTCCGCATAGCT containing:
- a CDS encoding beta-lactamase family protein, with the translated sequence MRGFEEPAALLREAVAEGVVPGGVARVGVGEEILWEEAVGWAAIVPERRDATPETVYDVASLTKVAATTSAACLLAERGALGLDGRVGEHLPGWPPDKAALTVRQLLTHTAGLAGWKAYWRMWLETHDLKGHEASPSRDSKGWVLETIASDDLISEPGAACKYSDPGFIVLWELLERVAGEPLGAFLARELFGPLGMDSTFFVDITTNEPLPVERGRIAPTEDCPTRGRLLCGEVHDLNAWALGGVAGHAGLFTTAADLHRLGAAWLSGIRGESHGPFTPPWAAEFVRLQRPDLESPYALGWDSPQGEGSLAGGLLGPGARGHWGYTGCSLWLDPASGLVIVLLTNRPHPHDTPPEAMAAFRPRLHDAVVSAAEKALR
- the mpl gene encoding UDP-N-acetylmuramate:L-alanyl-gamma-D-glutamyl-meso-diaminopimelate ligase; translated protein: MGGLAGLFAQSGRRVTGSDGPLYPPISDLLGDLKIPVSEGYRPENLSPLPDLVVVGNVVSRENPEALSAVEIGLPLASMPEALAHYFIGESHAVVVAGTHGKTFTTSLLAWMLQTAGLDPGFLIGGIPKNFGVNFAGGGGELFVVEGDEYDTAFFDKGPKFLHYRPRTLILTSIEFDHADIYPDVGAIEENFRRLVDLVPSSGLVVACADDQRVAALVEAATCRVDTYGLGRSALWRAEEVRAAGEATSFRVVCGDEAFRPYWWGALGRHNVQNALAAIAVAHEVGLSYDQVSAALNSFEGVRRRMEPLGEPSGVLVVEDFAHHPTAVRSTVAALRERYPARRLWAVFEPRTNTSRRRVFQEAYAGSFEGADRVVVAAVHRAEAVPAEERFDPERLARDLSALGISSRHIPEVEDIVETIAAEAQEEDVVLIMSNGAFGGIYGKLLAALERRERR
- a CDS encoding zf-HC2 domain-containing protein, which produces MSCQETHERLPEWLAGQLASAEAATLEHHVEICGDCLAEADLLQATRAAFSSAALGERVEPDWAAMRQHVLRTARLRKADPGLLGRAGAWLAQALTPLRLKPALATGALLVAVCALSFSLTVGPYFYEPQNPSTLATLTVDEIEALSEALSISSDGDLLGAEPLDHETMREIAKMSSEELDRILKTL